In Ignavibacteriota bacterium, a single genomic region encodes these proteins:
- a CDS encoding T9SS type A sorting domain-containing protein, with protein MRRIVYSFSILFIYISFVHTQQTSWQPVSPLPQGNVLNEISVVNQDTLFACGLMGTFMSSVNGGQTWNVDINLNGSTEEFHAIHFFTGTLGWVAGENGVMLKTTNGGVSWIRQQLPTAAFIYSVNFISSTTGWACGEYGTIIKTTDGGTTWTPQTTSTNALLWTIQFLNSSTGFAVGSGGKILKTTNGGTTWQSLTSPTTRFLYGMSFTSTSTGIISGDYGLVYKTNDGGASWLPVENLGFGTLWGVHFVTSTVAYIAGSFGMVLKSTDAGSTWELFENVDTYKDFFHVRFSSATNGWAMGDFGTIFKTTNGGSTWIHLSTEPKTEMSQTYFASTKVGYSVGEEGACLKTTDGGYSWRKLDLGYYLWMYGVMFVNENTGWVVGDSGLILKTGNGVNFSRQTSGLEEDMLPLYSVYFVDGTYGWACGSTFGIILRTTNGGLVWQHETTDVGSDLQKIKFFNRSIGWTVGTDGTIMKTIDGGDNWTLQESGVNFPLYSIDIVDQNTVFVSGDFGVILRTNDGGATWHQMQVTDGTTSELLYDIAMYNNGVNGWAVGDYGVILASTDAGTTWKLQSSGTQNTLFNVQVIPTTTGALLFAAGQGNTILSSALSPLSLRKWTGSRDSLWDNELNWQPTGVPEFADSVYIPAATRRATLRHTAQRINIASLNVGTGGQLVLGSGISELIVSNGIILDGRFEVDAASKTDIISGGGFIINTNGELNQANSTLTLNGGGTIKGTFSHITLTESSKVSTSGNVYINKYLSLNAPLNVRGNDTISIVTTDTAAIFGNGYFNGGTVKRAIASGSTSTYRFESPVTTVRFYPGGTTPTHVLLTSFPNFYSPLMPDSIYVRRYYVGTAVGGSNYKATVFLRYAEEESYMSPYEVAFFKDSSNLLINLGNSDFIDEEYMATGLDSVKEFMTWYLGDASHFPKHPQEFVANFTVTDNGAETSALSFGALKAATTGLDPSLGEIQLGVTPPAGTFDARWILPSAIPTAIDYRPFTENTNTVNTYTCTFQPGTGGYPIQLQWNLQSKADGMLFLIDSATGGTKLHINMKTQSSVTITDPTIKSVQLVQKIPFYINILQNWNIVSLPLNATTSSLKTYIYRNAVSTAFGYKNGYFAAETLKNSLGYWLKFYRAEKVGLEGTVRTVDTFTVATGWNMVGSISSAVAPSGISSNPPGIVSGAYYGYAGGYSPTDSIRPGKGYWVKTTQAGKLFVTASGFAKQENAFELPDVHQFNKLMIRDRKGGEQILYLANESSLTRSISEFELPPVPPTDAFDARFTSNSFVELLSGKQTTSKKLIIQSSAYPVTIQCEGVGNEIQFITISDAERGTRLGTIMADGKSSLRIDNPAITKVELTMQSGAELPKVFSLEQNYPNPFNPSTTVQFNLPEPVTVTLQIYNVLGQEVATLLNNTLYEPGSYVTTWNAGNFGSGMYFYRLTARKQTNGEVMFQDVKKLLLVK; from the coding sequence ATGAGACGCATCGTTTATTCTTTCAGTATTCTTTTCATCTACATTTCGTTTGTTCACACTCAACAAACTTCGTGGCAGCCGGTGAGTCCGTTGCCGCAAGGAAATGTTCTCAACGAAATTTCTGTTGTAAATCAGGACACGCTTTTCGCGTGCGGATTGATGGGGACATTCATGAGTTCGGTCAACGGAGGACAGACATGGAACGTAGATATTAATCTGAATGGCTCTACGGAAGAATTCCACGCAATTCATTTTTTTACCGGAACCCTCGGTTGGGTTGCGGGTGAAAACGGTGTGATGTTGAAAACGACCAACGGAGGTGTCAGTTGGATTCGACAACAATTGCCAACTGCCGCGTTTATTTACTCTGTCAATTTTATTTCTTCAACAACGGGTTGGGCGTGTGGAGAATATGGAACAATTATCAAAACAACCGATGGTGGAACAACGTGGACTCCTCAGACGACTTCTACCAACGCGCTACTCTGGACAATTCAATTTCTCAATTCATCGACGGGATTTGCGGTTGGTTCCGGCGGGAAAATTTTAAAGACGACCAACGGGGGAACAACATGGCAAAGTCTTACTTCTCCCACAACACGATTTTTGTATGGAATGAGTTTCACCTCAACATCAACGGGAATTATTTCCGGTGATTACGGCTTGGTATATAAAACGAACGATGGAGGCGCTTCGTGGTTGCCCGTTGAAAATTTAGGATTCGGAACATTGTGGGGAGTTCACTTTGTCACTTCGACCGTTGCTTATATTGCCGGTTCATTTGGCATGGTGTTGAAATCAACCGATGCCGGTTCAACATGGGAATTATTTGAAAATGTTGATACGTACAAGGATTTTTTCCACGTCAGATTTTCCAGCGCGACCAATGGTTGGGCGATGGGTGATTTCGGTACAATTTTCAAAACAACAAATGGCGGCTCAACATGGATTCACCTTTCCACAGAGCCGAAAACAGAGATGTCTCAAACATATTTTGCCAGCACAAAAGTTGGTTACTCGGTCGGTGAAGAAGGCGCTTGCTTGAAAACAACAGACGGCGGATATAGTTGGAGAAAGTTAGACCTCGGATATTATCTTTGGATGTACGGTGTCATGTTTGTGAATGAAAACACCGGCTGGGTTGTCGGTGATAGCGGACTTATCCTCAAAACCGGAAACGGTGTAAATTTTTCCCGACAAACTTCCGGCTTGGAGGAAGATATGTTGCCGTTGTACTCAGTCTATTTTGTTGATGGAACGTATGGCTGGGCTTGCGGAAGTACATTCGGAATAATTTTAAGAACGACGAATGGCGGGCTAGTCTGGCAACATGAAACAACCGATGTCGGTTCTGATTTGCAAAAAATTAAATTCTTTAATAGGAGTATTGGCTGGACTGTCGGTACCGACGGAACGATTATGAAAACAATTGATGGAGGAGACAACTGGACTCTTCAGGAATCTGGCGTGAACTTCCCCTTGTATTCAATTGATATTGTTGACCAGAATACTGTTTTTGTTTCGGGTGATTTCGGGGTGATACTACGAACGAATGATGGTGGCGCTACCTGGCATCAAATGCAAGTTACGGATGGTACAACATCAGAGTTGCTGTACGATATTGCAATGTATAACAATGGAGTGAATGGTTGGGCGGTTGGAGATTACGGTGTTATTCTTGCTTCGACTGATGCAGGGACGACATGGAAACTACAATCATCCGGCACACAGAATACACTGTTCAATGTGCAGGTTATTCCCACAACGACCGGAGCATTGCTTTTCGCCGCCGGACAAGGAAATACCATTCTTTCTTCAGCGTTATCTCCACTCTCGTTACGGAAGTGGACGGGTAGTAGGGATTCTCTCTGGGACAATGAACTCAACTGGCAGCCGACAGGAGTTCCGGAGTTTGCAGACAGCGTTTATATTCCCGCCGCAACCAGAAGGGCAACGTTACGACATACGGCTCAACGGATAAACATTGCTTCACTGAATGTTGGAACCGGAGGACAATTGGTTCTTGGTTCTGGAATTTCCGAGTTGATTGTTTCAAATGGAATTATTCTCGACGGACGATTCGAAGTTGATGCGGCTTCGAAAACGGATATTATCTCCGGCGGCGGATTTATCATCAATACAAATGGCGAATTGAATCAGGCTAACTCTACCTTGACATTAAATGGAGGAGGAACTATAAAGGGAACGTTTAGCCATATAACCTTAACGGAAAGTTCGAAAGTCAGCACGAGCGGGAATGTGTATATCAATAAATATTTATCGCTGAATGCGCCTCTCAACGTTCGTGGCAACGATACAATTTCGATTGTTACGACAGATACCGCGGCAATTTTCGGTAACGGATATTTCAACGGCGGAACTGTGAAGCGAGCGATTGCTTCCGGTTCGACCTCAACCTATCGGTTTGAAAGTCCTGTAACGACAGTGAGATTTTATCCGGGTGGAACAACGCCCACTCATGTGCTTTTAACTTCGTTCCCGAATTTTTATTCTCCATTAATGCCCGATTCGATATATGTCAGACGATATTATGTCGGAACGGCGGTCGGTGGAAGTAACTACAAAGCAACTGTCTTTCTCCGCTATGCCGAGGAAGAATCATACATGTCACCGTACGAGGTTGCGTTCTTCAAAGACTCAAGTAACCTTCTCATCAACTTAGGTAATTCGGATTTTATTGATGAAGAGTATATGGCGACCGGACTTGATTCAGTGAAAGAGTTTATGACATGGTATTTGGGAGATGCTTCCCATTTTCCGAAACACCCGCAGGAATTTGTCGCGAATTTCACTGTGACGGATAATGGAGCCGAAACTTCGGCACTCTCATTCGGTGCCTTGAAAGCCGCGACGACAGGGTTAGACCCTTCACTTGGTGAAATTCAACTTGGTGTAACACCACCGGCAGGAACATTTGACGCCCGGTGGATTTTGCCATCCGCAATTCCGACGGCAATTGATTATCGTCCGTTCACAGAAAATACAAACACAGTCAACACATACACATGCACGTTTCAACCCGGCACAGGCGGTTACCCGATTCAGTTACAATGGAATCTTCAATCGAAAGCAGATGGTATGTTGTTCCTTATTGATTCGGCAACGGGAGGAACGAAACTTCATATCAATATGAAAACGCAATCGTCGGTAACGATAACTGACCCGACAATCAAGAGTGTGCAACTGGTACAGAAGATTCCGTTTTACATCAATATATTGCAAAATTGGAATATTGTTTCGCTCCCGCTCAATGCAACAACAAGTTCTTTGAAGACTTATATCTACCGGAATGCAGTTTCTACGGCATTCGGGTACAAGAACGGATACTTCGCGGCGGAGACATTGAAAAACAGTTTGGGGTACTGGCTGAAGTTCTATCGTGCTGAGAAAGTAGGATTGGAAGGGACTGTTCGTACAGTGGACACATTTACCGTTGCAACAGGATGGAATATGGTCGGTTCTATCTCATCGGCGGTTGCTCCTTCCGGAATCTCATCGAATCCGCCGGGTATTGTGTCAGGTGCATATTACGGGTACGCGGGCGGGTATTCCCCGACCGATTCCATCAGACCGGGGAAAGGATATTGGGTGAAGACGACTCAGGCAGGGAAATTATTTGTGACGGCTTCTGGATTTGCAAAACAGGAAAACGCCTTTGAACTTCCTGACGTTCACCAATTCAATAAACTCATGATTCGCGACAGAAAAGGGGGAGAGCAAATATTGTATCTTGCCAACGAATCTTCACTAACGCGCTCAATTTCGGAATTTGAATTGCCCCCCGTTCCTCCGACTGATGCGTTCGATGCACGGTTTACTTCAAACTCATTTGTTGAATTGCTATCCGGCAAACAAACAACGAGCAAGAAACTTATTATTCAATCAAGCGCTTATCCTGTAACAATTCAGTGCGAGGGAGTCGGGAATGAAATTCAGTTTATAACTATTTCCGATGCGGAACGAGGAACACGGCTCGGCACAATCATGGCGGATGGAAAGTCCTCGCTGAGGATTGATAATCCTGCAATTACAAAAGTGGAATTGACAATGCAATCCGGCGCAGAACTTCCGAAAGTATTTTCGCTTGAACAGAATTATCCGAACCCGTTTAATCCGTCAACAACAGTTCAGTTTAATCTTCCCGAGCCAGTGACGGTGACGTTGCAAATCTATAATGTCCTTGGACAGGAAGTTGCAACATTATTAAACAACACACTCTACGAACCCGGCAGTTATGTTACAACATGGAACGCCGGCAACTTCGGTTCGGGAATGTATTTCTACCGCCTCACCGCACGGAAGCAAACCAACGGTGAAGTGATGTTTCAGGATGTGAAGAAGTTGTTGTTGGTGAAATGA